Proteins encoded within one genomic window of Sphingomonas sp. KRR8:
- a CDS encoding SUMF1/EgtB/PvdO family nonheme iron enzyme translates to MPFTARWLLAALILFAAASTAAAAAPHVKRDCKNCPELVRIPAGLFLMGSADKDPLHDSLETPQHEVKVRAFWAGRLDVTRDEWATFARATQRPTVKGCQWTGKADGNQTASWNDLGFPQTGRDPVVCVTWNDAQDYVRWLSRTTGHHYRLLSEAEWEYAARAGTSTAWWWDDAPSHDRANHGTETCCKGLAEGRDRWQFTSPGDAFPANAFGLHDMGGNVLQFVEDCFSPTYAGLPTDGSAFTTKRPIVATGDLKDLNGMPTCDFRVVRGGSWGDQRRWIRPAARSFAPPPEPGSTVANYRSGGVGFRVARD, encoded by the coding sequence ATGCCATTCACCGCTCGCTGGCTGCTCGCCGCACTGATTCTTTTTGCCGCCGCTTCCACCGCTGCCGCCGCCGCCCCGCACGTGAAGCGGGATTGCAAGAATTGCCCCGAGCTCGTTCGCATTCCCGCCGGACTCTTCCTGATGGGCTCCGCCGACAAGGATCCGCTCCACGACTCGCTCGAGACTCCGCAGCACGAAGTGAAGGTCCGCGCCTTCTGGGCTGGCCGCCTGGACGTCACCCGCGATGAATGGGCGACGTTCGCGCGTGCGACCCAGCGCCCCACCGTCAAAGGTTGCCAGTGGACCGGGAAGGCCGACGGCAACCAGACTGCAAGCTGGAATGACCTCGGCTTTCCCCAGACCGGGCGTGACCCGGTGGTCTGTGTCACCTGGAACGATGCGCAGGATTACGTCCGCTGGCTGAGCCGCACGACGGGCCATCACTACCGCCTACTCAGCGAGGCTGAGTGGGAATATGCCGCACGTGCGGGCACGAGCACAGCCTGGTGGTGGGATGACGCACCCTCCCACGATCGCGCCAACCATGGGACGGAGACGTGCTGCAAGGGGCTCGCCGAAGGTCGCGATCGATGGCAGTTCACCTCTCCGGGCGACGCCTTCCCCGCCAACGCCTTCGGTCTGCACGACATGGGCGGAAACGTGCTGCAATTCGTCGAGGACTGCTTCTCACCGACTTATGCCGGCCTGCCGACGGATGGCAGCGCCTTCACCACCAAGCGGCCGATCGTCGCGACGGGCGATCTGAAGGACCTGAACGGGATGCCGACCTGCGACTTCCGGGTGGTGCGCGGTGGCAGCTGGGGTGACCAGCGCCGCTGGATCCGTCCTGCCGCACGCAGCTTCGCGCCGCCGCCAGAGCCTGGCTCCACGGTCGCCAACTACCGCAGTGGCGGCGTCGGCTTCCGGGTCGCCCGCGACTGA
- a CDS encoding sorbosone dehydrogenase family protein yields the protein MNARTLLPILLAGTLAACGSAEAVNPDEQLGPNPKLPAAQQYLMPPMKVGSVLGWKDGEHPTAPPGFTVQAFATRLKNPRFLYPLPNGDVIAVESMDPGLEGKQRPKDFLISYFLGKAHGDVPGEGPSNRLVLLRDANGDGVAEGKSVLIDHVFSPFGVTYSDGALYVAATDGVLKYPFTPGQTHIDAKPTMLTELPGGPIDHHWTKSLTISPDGSKLYATVGSNSNIVENGFEAEKGRAAVWEIDKQSGRARVFATGLRNPNSPTFYPGTNTFWVVVNERDELGQNLVPDYMTSVKDGGFYGWPYSYYGQHVDPRVRPQRPDMVAKAISPDYALSSHVAALGLTFYTGASFPAQYRGGAFVGEHGSWDRDRFNGYKVAFVPFSGGKPSGKAQDFLTGFIAGDGDNVHGRPVGVAVDRTGALLVADDAGNTIWRVAPAGAPAARPQQVAAR from the coding sequence ATGAATGCTCGCACTCTACTTCCCATCCTGCTGGCGGGAACGCTAGCTGCCTGCGGCTCGGCCGAGGCGGTCAACCCGGACGAGCAGCTCGGCCCCAATCCCAAGCTCCCCGCGGCTCAACAATATCTGATGCCGCCGATGAAGGTCGGCAGCGTGCTTGGCTGGAAAGATGGCGAGCATCCGACGGCGCCGCCCGGATTCACCGTGCAGGCGTTCGCGACGCGGTTGAAGAACCCGAGGTTCCTTTACCCGCTGCCGAACGGCGACGTGATCGCGGTCGAGAGCATGGATCCGGGCCTGGAGGGCAAGCAGCGGCCAAAGGACTTCCTGATCAGCTACTTCCTCGGCAAGGCACATGGCGACGTGCCCGGCGAGGGGCCATCCAACCGGCTGGTGCTGCTCCGTGACGCCAATGGCGACGGCGTGGCCGAGGGCAAGTCGGTGCTGATCGACCATGTCTTCTCGCCGTTCGGCGTGACTTATTCGGATGGTGCGCTGTACGTCGCGGCCACGGATGGGGTGCTGAAATATCCCTTCACGCCAGGGCAGACGCATATCGACGCCAAGCCGACAATGCTGACCGAGCTGCCGGGCGGGCCCATCGACCATCACTGGACCAAGAGCCTGACGATCAGTCCGGACGGGTCGAAGCTGTATGCGACGGTCGGATCGAACAGCAACATCGTCGAAAACGGGTTCGAGGCCGAGAAGGGCCGCGCGGCGGTGTGGGAGATCGACAAGCAAAGCGGCCGGGCGCGTGTCTTCGCGACGGGGCTGCGCAACCCGAACAGCCCGACCTTCTACCCGGGGACGAATACCTTCTGGGTGGTGGTGAACGAGCGTGACGAGCTCGGCCAGAATCTGGTGCCTGACTACATGACCTCGGTGAAGGATGGCGGCTTCTACGGCTGGCCGTACAGTTACTACGGGCAGCACGTCGACCCGCGGGTGCGTCCGCAGCGGCCGGACATGGTCGCGAAGGCGATCTCGCCCGATTACGCGCTGAGCAGTCACGTCGCGGCCCTGGGCCTGACTTTCTACACCGGTGCCAGCTTCCCGGCGCAGTATCGCGGCGGCGCGTTCGTCGGCGAGCATGGCAGCTGGGATCGCGATCGCTTCAACGGCTACAAGGTGGCGTTCGTGCCGTTCAGCGGCGGTAAGCCGAGTGGCAAGGCGCAGGACTTCCTGACCGGCTTCATCGCGGGCGATGGCGATAACGTGCACGGCCGGCCGGTCGGGGTGGCGGTGGACCGTACCGGTGCGCTGCTGGTCGCTGACGATGCCGGGAACACGATCTGGCGAGTGGCGCCGGCGGGTGCCCCGGCGGCGCGTCCGCAGCAGGTGGCCGCGCGCTAG
- a CDS encoding DUF2231 domain-containing protein, translating into MVEQVLHEGDDRPRSTAKIFGHPIHPMLVPFPIAFWIGALITDIIYSRTADVQWTNFSQWLLFGGLVFGALAAVAGITDYLGDRRVRSHAASAHGGINIVVFIIQIFNSFVHARDGWTSVVPTGLTLSIIAVLLLAVSGWLGGTLVYKQGVGTPR; encoded by the coding sequence ATGGTCGAACAAGTTCTGCATGAGGGCGACGATCGTCCTCGCTCCACCGCCAAAATCTTCGGGCACCCCATCCACCCGATGTTGGTGCCGTTTCCGATCGCCTTCTGGATCGGAGCGCTGATCACCGACATCATTTATTCGCGCACGGCCGATGTGCAGTGGACGAATTTCTCGCAGTGGCTGCTGTTTGGAGGACTGGTCTTCGGCGCACTGGCCGCGGTGGCCGGGATCACCGACTATCTCGGCGACCGGCGAGTGCGGTCGCATGCAGCAAGCGCGCACGGCGGGATCAACATCGTCGTGTTTATCATCCAGATCTTCAACAGCTTCGTTCATGCACGCGACGGCTGGACGTCGGTCGTGCCGACCGGCCTTACCCTGTCGATCATCGCGGTCCTGTTGCTGGCCGTGAGCGGATGGCTGGGGGGCACCCTGGTCTACAAGCAAGGCGTGGGGACTCCGCGATGA
- the ndk gene encoding nucleoside-diphosphate kinase, with the protein MAVTRTFSIIKPDATRRNLTGAVTKMLEEAGLRVVASKRIHMSREQAEGFYGVHRERPFFNDLVGFMISGPVVVQVLEGEDAVKRNRDIMGATNPANAEPGTIRKELAESIEANSVHGSDSDENAKIEIDFFFKPEEIVG; encoded by the coding sequence ATGGCCGTGACGCGCACCTTTTCGATCATCAAGCCCGACGCCACCCGCCGCAACCTGACGGGCGCGGTCACCAAGATGCTGGAGGAAGCCGGCCTGCGCGTCGTCGCTTCCAAGCGCATCCACATGAGCCGGGAGCAGGCCGAAGGCTTTTACGGCGTTCACCGCGAGCGGCCGTTCTTCAACGACCTGGTCGGTTTCATGATCTCCGGCCCGGTGGTCGTGCAGGTGCTGGAAGGCGAGGACGCCGTGAAGCGCAACCGCGACATCATGGGCGCGACCAACCCCGCCAACGCCGAGCCGGGCACCATCCGCAAGGAGCTGGCGGAATCGATCGAAGCGAACTCGGTCCATGGTTCGGACAGCGACGAGAATGCCAAGATCGAGATCGATTTCTTCTTCAAGCCGGAAGAGATCGTCGGCTAA
- a CDS encoding DNA polymerase III subunit chi: MRVDFYQLGEAPPDGVIATLAAKVLSDGGHLLIVAEDEGQLSRLDRLLWDQPGASFLPHGIAGGSDDARQPILLSTTPDAPNLARNLLIADGQWREAALAFERAFYLFDEATLEGARLAWKLLSGREGVERHYWAREDGRWGMKASG; this comes from the coding sequence ATGCGCGTCGATTTCTACCAGCTGGGCGAGGCGCCGCCGGACGGAGTGATCGCGACGCTGGCGGCCAAGGTGCTAAGTGATGGTGGCCACCTGCTCATCGTGGCCGAGGACGAAGGGCAGCTGTCCCGGCTGGACCGCTTGTTGTGGGATCAGCCGGGTGCCAGCTTCCTGCCGCACGGGATTGCCGGCGGAAGTGACGACGCGCGCCAGCCGATCCTGCTGTCGACCACCCCCGACGCGCCCAACCTCGCCCGCAACCTGCTGATTGCCGATGGCCAGTGGCGGGAGGCCGCGCTGGCGTTCGAACGCGCCTTCTATCTGTTCGACGAGGCGACGCTGGAAGGCGCGCGGCTGGCGTGGAAGCTGCTGTCCGGACGTGAGGGCGTGGAGCGGCATTATTGGGCGCGCGAGGACGGGCGCTGGGGAATGAAAGCGAGCGGCTGA
- a CDS encoding leucyl aminopeptidase yields the protein MQIRFAASRPEGSHALVLPVAGLDRSGLESLGGSRAAVEAAARLQRFDGEAGGAAESFIDDNGTARRVVLVGIGSKGEESAEKLGGTAVARLLTSGETRAVIDLSGLGYSADAAGKVALAASLRGWRYDKYRTKLKDKQKPTLTELVIVGAADGAEARWTERYEPVLKGSSLTRELVTEPANIIYPESFVERCRKAMEGTGLEIEVLDQARMEELGMGALLGVSQGSVRKPQLLIMKWNGGAHGEAPVALIGKGVTFDTGGISIKPAAGMESMKWDMGGAGAVAGAMLSIAARKAKANVVGLCGLVENMPDGNAQRPGDVVTSMSGQTIEVINTDAEGRLVLGDVMTYAQRTFGPKRIVDLATLTGAMVISLGHEYAGVFSNDDGLANELIAAGTATGDKLWRMPIGEAYDQLINSPIADIKNVGPREGGSITAAQFLQRFVDDGVKWAHLDIAGVAWSEKASSTYDKGATGYGVRLLDAFVEATAEK from the coding sequence ATGCAGATCCGTTTTGCCGCTTCGCGTCCCGAGGGCAGCCATGCCCTGGTTCTGCCGGTTGCCGGTCTTGATCGCAGCGGGCTGGAATCGCTCGGCGGTTCGCGTGCGGCGGTCGAGGCGGCAGCCCGGCTCCAGCGGTTCGATGGCGAAGCGGGCGGTGCGGCCGAAAGCTTCATCGATGACAACGGCACGGCGCGGCGCGTCGTGCTGGTGGGCATTGGCAGCAAGGGCGAAGAATCGGCCGAGAAGCTGGGCGGGACCGCGGTGGCGCGGCTGCTGACTTCGGGCGAGACGCGGGCGGTGATCGACCTGTCGGGCCTGGGCTACAGCGCCGATGCAGCCGGAAAGGTGGCGCTGGCGGCGTCGCTGCGCGGCTGGCGCTATGACAAGTACCGGACCAAGCTCAAGGACAAGCAGAAGCCGACCCTGACCGAATTGGTGATCGTCGGCGCGGCCGACGGGGCGGAAGCTCGCTGGACCGAGCGGTACGAGCCGGTGTTGAAGGGTTCGTCACTGACTCGTGAACTGGTCACGGAGCCAGCCAACATCATCTATCCCGAGAGCTTCGTCGAGCGTTGCCGCAAGGCGATGGAGGGCACCGGCCTCGAGATCGAGGTGCTTGACCAGGCGCGGATGGAAGAGCTTGGCATGGGCGCGCTGCTTGGCGTGTCGCAGGGTTCCGTCCGCAAGCCGCAGCTGCTGATCATGAAGTGGAACGGTGGGGCCCATGGCGAAGCGCCGGTGGCGCTGATCGGCAAGGGCGTGACCTTCGATACCGGCGGTATCTCGATCAAGCCGGCGGCCGGCATGGAATCGATGAAGTGGGACATGGGCGGCGCGGGCGCGGTGGCCGGTGCGATGCTCAGCATCGCCGCGCGCAAGGCCAAGGCGAATGTGGTCGGCCTGTGCGGCCTGGTCGAGAACATGCCCGACGGGAACGCGCAGCGCCCGGGCGATGTGGTCACCAGCATGAGTGGCCAGACGATCGAGGTGATCAACACGGACGCCGAGGGGCGGCTCGTGCTGGGCGACGTCATGACCTATGCGCAGCGGACGTTCGGGCCGAAGCGGATCGTCGACCTGGCGACGCTGACCGGCGCGATGGTGATCAGCCTGGGCCATGAATATGCCGGCGTCTTCTCCAACGACGATGGGCTCGCCAACGAGCTCATCGCGGCGGGGACGGCGACCGGCGACAAGTTGTGGCGGATGCCGATCGGCGAAGCCTACGACCAGCTGATCAACTCGCCCATCGCCGACATCAAGAATGTCGGTCCGCGTGAGGGTGGCTCGATCACCGCGGCGCAGTTCCTGCAGCGCTTCGTCGATGATGGGGTCAAGTGGGCTCATCTCGACATCGCGGGCGTGGCCTGGAGCGAGAAGGCCAGCAGCACCTACGACAAGGGCGCCACCGGCTATGGCGTGCGCCTGCTCGACGCCTTCGTGGAAGCGACGGCGGAGAAGTAG
- the lptD gene encoding LPS assembly protein LptD: MSLGKIGWTALPLILVLAVPAAAQSVAAPTAPVVAATPAPAAAPQPPVDFSADIVTYDDQQDVLTAQGRVRLARDGNYVAADKVTWTRATGQVVATGNVVAVNPQGDKFVGDSAVLTDDIKKATVQNLLVVLESGARLAARSATRDGDITTLNNAVYTPCPVTQADGCNPRRPSWKVTAARVRYDAVRNRVRFERGRFSIFGLTLPLLPVFAVSTGRGDEGITGVLFPDFKISGRNGFEIGVPLHVALARNRDLTVTPRIYTEALPSVEANYREVNKLGAYQVQGFITVGDNKATDPESGRPIRGYIDASGKLQFDPLWSLTGQIRRATDKTVTRRYDITREDKLRSFLNLERIDLDSYVSLAAWSFQGLRSTDRQAAIPFAMPAFDARFRLVPPTIGGRVELEANTLAILRRDGQDTQRAFASARWDRRFLTPLGQELVLTGLVRGDIYHTSDTASTSTLLYRGEEGWNGRVIAAAAAEARWPLIGPLFGGVQRLVPRIQFVANAPTRNLAIPNEDSRAIDLEASNLFSLNRFPGYDRWEDGSRITYGLDWNYDRPNIAISTTIGQSYRFNRDLSIFPQGTGLSERFSDIVGRTRVQFGRFLDVTHRFRLDKGNFAVRRNELDLTVGTDLTYARVGYLRLNRNVDTSVEDLRDKEELRLAGRWQFARYWSVFGATVLDLTSRAEDPLSASNGFEPVRHRLSIDYEDPCLAIGISWRRDYDRVNFLREGNTFQLRLVLKGLGR; encoded by the coding sequence TTGAGCTTGGGCAAGATCGGCTGGACGGCGCTGCCGCTGATCCTCGTGCTTGCGGTGCCCGCGGCCGCCCAGAGCGTGGCGGCACCCACCGCACCCGTTGTCGCGGCGACCCCCGCTCCGGCCGCGGCGCCGCAGCCGCCAGTCGACTTCAGCGCAGACATCGTCACCTATGACGACCAGCAGGACGTGCTGACCGCGCAAGGGCGCGTCCGCCTCGCTCGCGATGGCAATTACGTCGCCGCCGACAAGGTCACGTGGACCCGCGCAACCGGCCAGGTCGTCGCCACCGGCAACGTCGTCGCGGTGAATCCGCAAGGTGACAAGTTCGTCGGCGACAGCGCCGTCCTGACCGACGACATCAAGAAAGCTACCGTCCAGAACCTGCTGGTGGTGCTCGAAAGCGGTGCCCGCCTCGCGGCCCGCAGCGCCACCCGCGACGGCGACATCACGACGCTCAACAACGCGGTCTACACGCCGTGCCCGGTAACGCAGGCCGACGGCTGCAACCCGCGCAGGCCGAGCTGGAAGGTCACCGCTGCCCGGGTCCGTTACGACGCAGTCCGCAACCGGGTCCGGTTCGAGCGGGGACGGTTCAGCATCTTCGGCCTGACCCTGCCGCTGCTCCCGGTCTTCGCCGTCAGCACGGGGCGCGGTGACGAAGGCATCACCGGCGTCCTCTTCCCCGACTTCAAGATTTCCGGCCGCAACGGGTTCGAGATCGGCGTTCCCCTGCACGTCGCACTCGCCCGCAATCGCGACCTGACCGTGACGCCGCGGATCTACACCGAGGCGCTTCCATCGGTTGAGGCCAACTATCGTGAGGTCAATAAGCTTGGCGCCTACCAGGTGCAGGGCTTCATCACGGTCGGCGACAACAAGGCGACCGATCCGGAGAGCGGACGCCCGATCCGCGGCTATATCGACGCCAGCGGCAAGCTGCAGTTCGATCCGTTGTGGAGCCTGACGGGCCAGATCCGCCGCGCCACCGACAAGACCGTGACGCGCCGCTACGACATCACCCGCGAGGACAAGCTTCGGTCTTTCCTCAACCTCGAGCGGATCGACCTCGACAGCTACGTCAGCCTCGCCGCCTGGTCCTTCCAGGGCCTTCGCTCGACCGACCGCCAGGCCGCCATCCCGTTCGCCATGCCCGCCTTCGACGCTCGCTTCCGCCTGGTCCCGCCGACCATCGGCGGCCGGGTCGAACTGGAGGCCAATACCCTCGCCATCCTCCGTCGCGACGGGCAGGACACGCAGCGCGCCTTCGCTTCGGCCCGCTGGGACCGTCGCTTCCTCACTCCCCTCGGGCAGGAGCTGGTACTGACCGGGTTGGTGCGCGGCGACATCTACCACACCAGCGACACCGCCTCGACCAGCACCCTGCTCTACCGCGGCGAGGAAGGCTGGAACGGCCGAGTCATCGCCGCCGCTGCCGCCGAGGCGCGCTGGCCGCTGATCGGCCCCTTGTTCGGCGGTGTTCAGCGCCTGGTCCCCCGGATCCAGTTCGTCGCCAACGCGCCCACCCGCAACCTGGCCATCCCCAACGAGGACAGCCGCGCGATCGACCTTGAGGCAAGCAACCTCTTCTCGCTCAACCGTTTCCCCGGCTACGACCGCTGGGAAGACGGCAGCCGCATCACCTACGGGCTCGACTGGAACTACGACCGGCCGAACATCGCCATCTCGACCACCATCGGCCAAAGCTACCGCTTCAACCGCGACCTCAGCATCTTTCCGCAGGGCACGGGGCTCAGCGAACGCTTCTCGGACATCGTTGGCCGTACCAGGGTTCAGTTCGGGCGCTTCCTCGACGTCACCCACCGCTTCCGGCTCGACAAAGGCAACTTCGCGGTCCGCCGCAACGAACTCGACCTGACGGTCGGCACCGACCTCACCTACGCGCGGGTCGGCTACCTGCGCCTCAACCGAAACGTCGACACGTCGGTCGAGGATCTGCGCGACAAGGAGGAACTGCGGCTCGCCGGGCGCTGGCAGTTCGCCCGCTACTGGTCGGTGTTCGGGGCCACCGTGCTCGACCTCACCAGCCGCGCCGAGGACCCCTTGTCGGCCTCGAACGGGTTCGAGCCCGTGCGCCATCGCCTCAGCATCGACTATGAAGACCCGTGCCTGGCAATTGGAATCTCCTGGCGGCGCGACTATGACCGCGTCAATTTCCTGCGGGAGGGGAATACGTTCCAGCTTCGGCTGGTCCTCAAGGGACTCGGCCGCTAA
- a CDS encoding peptidylprolyl isomerase, producing the protein MSTVEARFSKFLGTVALCAGASMAIAAQRPAPRKPVVQRPVPARTAPAQQQQPAAAAAADPSRPNSTANLRIPSQVTVFGTAIPSVIKASAIINGEVITQTDIDQRLALLAISQGGKIPDNEVERLRAQVLSNLIDETLQIQAARREDIKVPAADIDKTIARVAQNVKQTPDGLATYLRANGSSIRSMRRQIEGEIAWQRLQRAKIESGVNVGEDEVKAVIDRLNAAKGTEEYRVGEIYLAANSTNDAQVLANAQKIIAAIQQGGSFVGYARQFSEASTAAVGGDLGWVRPEQLPEQLSAVLRQMGPGAISQPIRVAGGYSILAVQDTRKVLTADPRNAELALKQVSISFPKGTTREAAEPVLARFTAASRAVGGCGGADKLAADFHGEVVSSDQVKLRDLPPVLQQMMLPMQVGQATQPFGNIEEGVRVLVICGRDEGASNDTVNPEQVQQQLTEERVNLRARRYLRDLRRDAVIDYR; encoded by the coding sequence ATGAGCACAGTGGAAGCGCGCTTCAGCAAGTTTCTCGGCACCGTGGCGCTCTGCGCCGGGGCGAGCATGGCCATCGCCGCCCAGCGCCCTGCGCCGCGCAAGCCGGTCGTGCAGCGCCCCGTCCCGGCTCGTACCGCACCCGCTCAGCAGCAGCAGCCTGCCGCGGCGGCGGCAGCCGATCCCTCCCGGCCCAACAGCACCGCCAACCTGCGCATCCCCTCTCAGGTCACCGTCTTCGGCACGGCAATTCCTTCGGTGATCAAGGCCAGCGCCATCATCAACGGCGAAGTGATTACCCAGACCGATATCGACCAGCGCCTGGCCCTGCTGGCGATCAGCCAGGGCGGCAAGATCCCCGACAATGAGGTCGAGCGGCTGCGCGCCCAGGTGCTCAGCAACCTGATCGACGAGACGCTGCAGATCCAGGCCGCCCGGCGCGAGGACATCAAGGTGCCCGCCGCCGACATCGACAAGACCATCGCGCGCGTCGCCCAGAACGTGAAGCAGACCCCCGACGGGCTCGCCACGTACCTGAGAGCGAACGGCAGCTCGATCCGTTCGATGCGCCGCCAGATCGAGGGCGAGATCGCCTGGCAGCGCCTGCAGCGCGCCAAGATCGAGAGCGGCGTCAACGTCGGCGAGGACGAGGTCAAGGCCGTCATCGACCGCTTGAACGCCGCCAAGGGCACCGAGGAATATCGCGTCGGCGAGATTTACCTCGCGGCCAACAGCACCAACGACGCGCAGGTGCTCGCCAATGCGCAGAAGATCATCGCGGCCATCCAGCAGGGCGGCAGCTTCGTCGGCTATGCCCGGCAATTCTCCGAAGCGTCCACGGCGGCGGTCGGCGGCGACCTCGGCTGGGTCCGGCCGGAGCAGCTGCCGGAGCAGCTCTCTGCCGTGCTTCGCCAGATGGGTCCCGGCGCGATCAGCCAGCCGATCCGCGTTGCCGGCGGCTATTCCATCCTCGCCGTGCAGGACACGCGCAAGGTCCTCACCGCCGATCCGCGCAACGCCGAACTAGCGCTGAAGCAGGTTTCGATCAGCTTCCCCAAGGGCACCACCCGTGAGGCCGCCGAGCCGGTCCTTGCCCGCTTCACCGCTGCCTCGCGCGCGGTTGGCGGCTGCGGCGGCGCCGACAAGCTCGCCGCCGACTTCCATGGCGAAGTCGTCAGCAGCGATCAGGTCAAGCTCCGCGACCTGCCGCCGGTGCTGCAGCAGATGATGCTGCCGATGCAGGTCGGCCAGGCCACCCAGCCGTTCGGCAACATCGAGGAAGGCGTCCGAGTCCTCGTCATCTGCGGCCGCGACGAAGGAGCGAGCAACGACACGGTCAATCCCGAGCAGGTGCAGCAGCAGCTCACCGAAGAGCGGGTGAACCTCCGCGCCCGCCGCTACCTGCGCGACCTTCGCCGTGACGCGGTCATCGACTATCGCTAG
- the pdxA gene encoding 4-hydroxythreonine-4-phosphate dehydrogenase PdxA, translating to MAPSLPPLSVSLGDPAGIGPEVVAKCWDQRVSFGLPPFVAVGDPRSLAQVWDGELAIIDEPRLAAEVFHRGLPLIPVPASGSSVPGCPTTAGAHCSLDSLEIAVGLARSGSVSGVVTGPVSKQQLYAIGFSHPGQTEFVAERCGVAPGNVAMMLAGPTLRTVPVTTHLSLREVADRLTAALIEARGRATLRGLQRNFGIPEPRLAVAGFNPHAGEGGALGTEEIEVIQPAIEALRAEGWDVTGPHPADTMFHAAARGRYDAALCMYHDQALIPLKALHFEEGVNVTLGLPIVRTAPDHGTAFDIAGEDRADPRAMAAAIRLAASSAARRAASAA from the coding sequence ATGGCCCCGTCCCTACCGCCGTTGTCCGTCTCGCTAGGTGATCCCGCCGGGATTGGGCCCGAAGTGGTCGCCAAATGCTGGGACCAGCGGGTGTCCTTCGGCCTTCCGCCATTCGTCGCCGTCGGCGATCCGCGCAGCCTTGCGCAGGTTTGGGACGGCGAGCTGGCGATCATTGACGAGCCGCGCCTCGCCGCCGAGGTCTTCCATCGTGGCCTGCCGTTGATCCCGGTGCCCGCCTCGGGTTCGAGTGTTCCCGGCTGCCCGACCACCGCCGGCGCCCACTGCTCGCTCGACAGCCTCGAGATAGCGGTCGGCCTCGCCCGTTCGGGATCGGTATCGGGCGTCGTCACCGGCCCGGTCAGCAAGCAGCAGCTTTACGCCATCGGCTTTTCCCATCCGGGGCAGACCGAATTCGTCGCCGAGCGCTGCGGCGTGGCGCCCGGCAATGTCGCGATGATGCTTGCCGGCCCGACGCTCCGAACCGTTCCGGTCACCACCCACCTTTCCCTGCGGGAGGTCGCAGACCGGCTGACAGCCGCGTTGATCGAGGCGCGTGGCCGCGCCACCCTGCGCGGCCTCCAGCGCAACTTCGGCATTCCGGAACCGCGCCTCGCCGTTGCCGGCTTCAACCCGCATGCGGGTGAAGGCGGTGCGCTCGGCACCGAGGAGATCGAGGTAATCCAGCCGGCGATCGAGGCCCTTCGCGCCGAAGGCTGGGACGTCACGGGCCCCCACCCGGCCGACACCATGTTCCACGCCGCCGCCCGTGGACGCTACGACGCCGCGCTGTGCATGTACCATGACCAGGCGCTCATCCCGTTGAAGGCGCTGCACTTCGAAGAAGGCGTGAACGTCACCTTGGGCCTGCCGATCGTCCGGACGGCGCCCGATCACGGTACCGCCTTCGACATCGCCGGCGAGGACCGGGCCGACCCTCGCGCCATGGCCGCGGCCATCCGCCTGGCCGCGAGCAGCGCCGCCCGCCGGGCCGCCTCCGCCGCGTGA
- the rsmA gene encoding 16S rRNA (adenine(1518)-N(6)/adenine(1519)-N(6))-dimethyltransferase RsmA, whose protein sequence is MSLPPLREVIARHGLSASKALGQNFILDRQLLARIAAIPGPLEGQTVYEVGPGPGGLTAALLEAGAHVIAVERDRRCLPALAELGDAFPEHLTVIEDDALKIDERAIVGDGAHIVSNLPYNVGTALLLRWLGGPWPPWWRSLTLMFQREVAERIVAPTDGDHYGRLAIAAQWRATPRLALPVHRSAFTPPPKVASAVVHIVPAPQPEGVDPQVLEQLTAAAFGQRRKMLRQSLKAVPNALDALARLGIAAERRAETVSVPEFVALAKALSA, encoded by the coding sequence GTGAGCCTGCCGCCGCTCCGCGAAGTCATCGCCCGTCACGGCCTCAGCGCCTCCAAGGCGCTTGGCCAGAACTTCATCCTGGATCGCCAGCTCCTCGCCCGGATTGCCGCCATCCCTGGTCCGCTGGAAGGCCAGACCGTCTATGAGGTCGGCCCTGGTCCCGGTGGCCTGACCGCCGCGCTGCTCGAAGCAGGCGCGCACGTCATCGCCGTCGAACGCGACCGCCGGTGCCTTCCCGCCCTCGCCGAACTGGGCGACGCCTTCCCGGAGCACCTGACGGTGATCGAGGACGACGCCCTGAAGATCGACGAGCGGGCGATCGTCGGCGACGGTGCGCACATCGTCTCCAACCTGCCATACAATGTCGGCACCGCGCTCCTGCTGCGCTGGCTGGGCGGACCCTGGCCGCCCTGGTGGCGAAGCCTCACACTCATGTTCCAGCGGGAAGTCGCCGAACGGATCGTCGCCCCCACCGACGGTGACCATTACGGCCGCCTCGCCATCGCCGCCCAATGGCGCGCAACGCCCCGGTTGGCCCTGCCGGTCCACCGCTCGGCCTTCACGCCGCCGCCCAAGGTCGCCTCGGCCGTCGTTCACATCGTTCCCGCGCCGCAGCCGGAAGGTGTCGACCCGCAGGTGCTGGAACAGCTTACTGCCGCCGCCTTCGGCCAGCGGCGCAAGATGCTCCGCCAGAGCTTAAAGGCCGTGCCGAACGCTTTGGACGCCCTCGCCAGGCTCGGCATCGCCGCGGAACGCCGCGCCGAAACCGTGAGCGTGCCCGAGTTTGTCGCGCTCGCGAAAGCGCTGTCGGCTTAA